CGGGTGCCGCCGTCGGCCTGGAGGACGTCGCAGTCGAGGACGATCGTGTTCTCGCCGAGCGCCTCGTAGTCGATGACGGCGCGCAGCGAGCGCCCGATCAGGCGCGAGATCTCGTGGGTGCGTCCGCCGACGCGACCCTTGACCGACTCCCGGTCGGAGCGGGTGTTGGTGGCGGCGGGGAGCATCGCGTACTCCGCGGTGACCCAGCCCAGGCCCGAGCCCTTGCGCCAGCGCGGCACGCCCACGGACGCCGACGCCGCGCACAGCACCTTGGTGCCGCCGAACTCGACCAGGACCGAGCCGGCGGCGTGGTCGAGCCAGTGGCGGGTGATGGTGATCGGGCGGAGCTCGTCGTCGGACCGGCCGTCGGCGCGGGGCGCGGGGGTCGCAGCAGAAGTCATGGCACGAGGGTAGAGGGCTGACAGAGCCGGGTCCGGTCACCCCCGTGTGTCACCGGACCCGACTCGATGTCCCTCCCCGGCGGTCCCGCCATCGGTGCACGGTCCCGCCCCGCGCGGCTCCCCCGCGCGGTGGTGCCCCAAGGGTGCGACGCGTCGGCACGCCGGCGCATCGGCCCTGAGGCTCCCCGCGACCCCGACCAAAGTAGGAATCGCGGTGACTACGCTGTGCGCCGTGGAGCCCCGCCCCAGCCTCGCCGAGACGCAGCCCGAGCTCACGCGGGTCGGGCACGCGTGGCGCTACGCGCTGTGCCTGGCGATCTCGGCGGCGGTCTGGCAGTCGGTCGCGGCCATCGAGTGGCGTGAGCAGCGGCTGCTGTTCGTCGCCGAGCTCGTCCTGGGTGCGTGCGCCTACGTCCTGGTCCACTTCCGCCGCCGGGCCCCCGTGCCGATCGCGCTGGCGATCGCGGCGATGAGCGCGCTCTCGGGCGTGGCGGCGGGTCCGGCGACGCTCGCCGCCGTCTCGGTCGCCACGCGCCGCGACGCCCGCCAGGTCGTGACGGTCGGTG
This sequence is a window from Nocardioides sp. S5. Protein-coding genes within it:
- the rph gene encoding ribonuclease PH; protein product: MTSAATPAPRADGRSDDELRPITITRHWLDHAAGSVLVEFGGTKVLCAASASVGVPRWRKGSGLGWVTAEYAMLPAATNTRSDRESVKGRVGGRTHEISRLIGRSLRAVIDYEALGENTIVLDCDVLQADGGTRTAAITGAYVALADAVAHLRGNGALTGEPLTGSVAAVSVGIIDGVPRLDLPYVEDVRAETDMNVVMTGEGKFVEVQGTAEGAAFDRAELDALLALAEKGCADLTRMQQEALAR